A single window of Chitinophaga sp. XS-30 DNA harbors:
- a CDS encoding RagB/SusD family nutrient uptake outer membrane protein, protein MKKTLYHIISLTLLLTGLSACTKDWVDTKPNGEPTTAFFWQSDEDLEKAAASLYVPMRYESTWGRDLFWIQVASDDLVVGRVKAEAENIKNFIPSGREGYLTTAWNDLYWLINKSNQIIEGIPNAVNVSESVRDRTLGEAYFMRGFAHFWIAYIWGHEDQGVPFDGPEFEGYGDRIPPQLASVKDNYAQIVQDLEKAAELLPFFETYDAANRGRAHKAAAWAYMVKAYAYWADYDQTKWEPVPALCDKIRDEGNRGLVTGMGSGEQNYRAVFTIAQNWGPEYIWSVTSGVQGGSEFPGVILENKGWGIYNGWGYFQPTEELYQEYEANDPRREVTILKFNDKFTYFGVERSYFSTNSLSGFQINKYMEPYSYGSDEDAGSNPNINPNGDYPTTRLNLPLIRYAEILLFKAEALINLNRAGEATAPLNEIRNRAGLGNIGVPTLEDLKHERRVELGCEWTDRLQDLKRWGDYDKINAPLHGRSHSNSTDPASPYTIKEIWPRRSFDPARHMAWPINPDEISRSNGKYNQTPGWN, encoded by the coding sequence ATGAAAAAGACACTTTATCATATTATATCGCTGACACTGCTGCTGACAGGCCTGAGCGCCTGCACAAAGGATTGGGTGGATACCAAACCCAACGGCGAACCTACTACCGCTTTTTTCTGGCAAAGCGATGAAGATCTCGAAAAGGCTGCAGCCAGCCTGTATGTTCCCATGCGCTACGAATCCACCTGGGGCCGTGACCTCTTCTGGATACAGGTAGCGAGCGATGACCTCGTTGTAGGTCGCGTAAAAGCGGAAGCGGAGAATATCAAGAACTTCATTCCCTCCGGCCGCGAAGGTTATCTGACCACTGCATGGAACGATCTGTACTGGCTGATCAATAAATCCAACCAGATCATCGAAGGTATTCCCAATGCTGTGAATGTTTCCGAATCCGTTCGTGACCGCACACTCGGGGAAGCCTATTTCATGAGAGGCTTTGCGCATTTCTGGATCGCGTATATCTGGGGGCATGAAGACCAGGGCGTACCTTTCGACGGGCCGGAGTTTGAAGGTTATGGCGACCGCATTCCGCCGCAGCTGGCATCTGTAAAAGACAACTATGCACAGATCGTCCAGGACCTGGAGAAAGCTGCAGAACTGCTGCCTTTCTTTGAAACCTATGACGCTGCAAACCGAGGCAGGGCACACAAAGCAGCCGCCTGGGCCTACATGGTGAAAGCATATGCTTATTGGGCGGATTACGATCAGACCAAATGGGAACCGGTGCCTGCTTTGTGCGACAAGATCAGGGATGAGGGCAACCGCGGGCTCGTTACCGGTATGGGCAGCGGTGAGCAGAACTACCGCGCCGTATTCACCATCGCACAGAACTGGGGCCCGGAATACATCTGGTCCGTTACTTCCGGTGTGCAAGGCGGTTCAGAGTTCCCGGGCGTTATCCTGGAAAACAAAGGCTGGGGCATTTACAATGGCTGGGGATACTTCCAGCCCACCGAAGAGCTGTACCAGGAATATGAGGCCAATGACCCGCGCCGTGAAGTGACCATTCTCAAATTCAACGACAAGTTCACCTACTTCGGCGTGGAACGCTCTTACTTCTCCACCAACAGCCTCTCCGGTTTCCAGATCAATAAATACATGGAACCGTACAGCTATGGCAGTGATGAAGATGCGGGCAGCAATCCGAATATCAATCCGAATGGCGACTATCCCACTACCCGCCTGAACCTTCCGCTGATCCGTTACGCGGAGATCCTGCTCTTCAAAGCCGAAGCGCTGATCAACCTCAACAGGGCCGGTGAAGCCACCGCTCCGCTGAACGAGATCAGGAACCGCGCGGGACTGGGAAACATTGGTGTGCCTACGCTGGAAGATCTGAAGCACGAACGCCGGGTAGAACTGGGCTGCGAATGGACCGACCGCCTGCAGGACCTGAAACGCTGGGGTGATTACGACAAGATCAATGCCCCCCTGCACGGACGGAGCCACTCCAACTCCACCGATCCTGCTTCTCCCTATACCATCAAGGAGATCTGGCCGCGGCGCAGCTTCGATCCCGCCCGCCATATGGCATGGCCGATCAACCCGGATGAGATCTCCCGCAGCAACGGGAAATATAATCAAACGCCGGGCTGGAACTAG
- a CDS encoding TonB-dependent receptor has product MKKTFTKPEQHAHRQRTAVPTLLRLCLFMGLLMLSASGFSQQTTLNERVKLSISKASLSSVLDALDKQSRYSFSFITGDFDKIMVNDYQADNITLGEALNLLRTKAGIEFNISNTSILFRKAAESAASTPVQSKDRKVKGRVATSDGEAVPGVTVWVKGTEKRAITDANGQYEITVSEGDVLRFSSVGFENRELPVEKSGEMDVVLANSRQSLNEIVVLGYGTAKKSDLSAAVSVVPDMEQIRSRPVLNVPAMIQGKVAGVTVVNNGGHPNSTPKVTIRGVGSRATESVLYVVDGVPNAPYNPADVESITILKDAASAAIYGAFSGSAGVILITTRQARKGAPGVEYTGFTGIKNAWRLPQSLRAEDEAKVSNLAYTNAGLTPLSGWDASLNPYAQVTRTDWVDEIFRTGIVQRHTVSVNAGTDKFSTLLQARYENEEGTLINTYNKNLSLRLNAFYEFSHNIKLRQELFWNNNDNRGTETSSGYSGSILSAIYMPRSATPYYEDGSFGGVGPRESSYLGIHGDAINPVATLLRNRPFNKGNDLQSVTELSVSEIFKGLSFLTRFAYRNNSSLWKNFEPRRTEPGKPNNQNTLSYSTNREYSWIWENTATYNRIFGKHNIGAMASVTAQENGARSFSAAAKGIENEADWSRFFINASIFDQNRPTDNQWEDRNLSYVGRISYSWADRYFVTGSYRYDIAGRLAADNRVKGFPGITAAWKLSSEPFFNVKGVDLIKFRASWGRIGNIGSVGLYYGYPKLSSNHNFQVGETSPRSNALYMNSLYNPNLSWETSRQSDIGLDISLMNERLSITADYFDKLTYDLIKLQDTDWPNTFGFGAPLINQGEIRNTGFEVAASWRDQVGMLQYEIGGNIATLKNRVAYIDDNANSFWSHGDAWRGVLNPYRSVVDQPYYSYWLIRSDGIFQSDAEAAAYSKDGTRIQPNAKAGDLKFIDENNDGQINDADRVFMGSAFPNFTYGFTANLTWKNFDLSMFFQGVGGVKIFHAFKQSTLNGSEQGYNRWDKILDAWSPENTSSDIPRISANDPNKNFQTVSDWYLEDGNYLRLKNLLIGYTFPKMSWNSGLRVYVSADNLLTFTKYTGMDPEVGGIGLDGGQFPLSRIFSVGVKLNL; this is encoded by the coding sequence ATGAAGAAAACATTTACCAAACCGGAACAGCATGCCCACCGGCAACGGACGGCTGTTCCCACATTGTTGCGCCTCTGCCTGTTCATGGGCCTGCTCATGCTGTCTGCCTCCGGTTTCAGCCAGCAGACTACCCTGAATGAACGTGTAAAACTGAGCATCAGCAAAGCGTCTCTTTCCAGCGTACTGGACGCGCTTGACAAACAAAGCCGCTATTCCTTCAGCTTCATCACCGGCGATTTCGACAAGATCATGGTGAACGACTACCAGGCGGACAATATTACCCTGGGAGAAGCCCTGAACCTGCTGCGCACAAAAGCCGGCATCGAGTTCAACATCAGCAATACTTCCATACTTTTTCGCAAGGCAGCAGAAAGCGCTGCGAGCACCCCGGTCCAGTCTAAAGACCGCAAGGTGAAAGGCCGCGTGGCCACTTCAGACGGCGAAGCCGTTCCGGGTGTTACCGTATGGGTAAAAGGCACTGAGAAAAGAGCGATAACCGATGCCAACGGCCAATACGAGATCACTGTCAGCGAAGGCGATGTGTTGCGCTTCAGCTCTGTGGGCTTCGAGAACCGGGAACTGCCGGTTGAAAAGTCAGGCGAAATGGACGTAGTGCTGGCCAACAGCCGCCAGTCACTTAACGAAATAGTGGTGCTCGGTTACGGTACTGCCAAGAAATCGGACCTTTCCGCTGCGGTTTCTGTGGTACCTGATATGGAGCAGATCCGGAGCCGCCCTGTGCTGAATGTGCCTGCCATGATACAGGGCAAGGTAGCCGGCGTAACCGTGGTGAACAACGGCGGTCACCCCAACAGCACACCCAAGGTAACGATCCGCGGCGTAGGCTCAAGGGCAACGGAAAGCGTACTGTATGTGGTAGATGGTGTTCCCAATGCTCCCTACAATCCCGCTGACGTAGAGTCCATCACCATACTGAAAGATGCGGCTTCCGCGGCCATTTACGGCGCTTTCTCCGGCTCCGCGGGTGTTATCCTCATCACTACGCGCCAGGCCAGAAAAGGGGCACCAGGTGTTGAATATACCGGCTTTACCGGCATCAAGAATGCCTGGAGGCTGCCGCAATCCCTGCGCGCAGAAGATGAAGCAAAGGTTTCCAACCTCGCCTATACCAATGCCGGCCTCACTCCGCTCAGCGGCTGGGATGCTTCCCTGAACCCCTACGCCCAGGTTACCCGGACGGACTGGGTGGATGAGATATTCCGCACCGGCATCGTTCAGCGGCACACCGTTAGCGTGAACGCGGGAACGGACAAATTCTCCACCCTCCTGCAGGCCCGGTATGAAAACGAAGAAGGCACCCTTATCAATACCTACAACAAAAACCTTTCACTCCGCCTCAACGCCTTCTACGAATTCAGTCACAACATCAAACTCCGCCAGGAACTGTTCTGGAACAATAACGATAACCGCGGTACGGAAACATCCAGCGGGTACAGCGGCAGCATTCTCTCTGCGATCTACATGCCGCGTTCCGCCACGCCGTATTATGAAGATGGATCATTCGGCGGCGTAGGCCCCCGCGAATCCAGCTACCTGGGCATACACGGGGATGCTATCAATCCCGTGGCTACCCTGCTGCGGAACAGGCCTTTCAATAAAGGCAACGACCTCCAGTCCGTAACAGAGCTGTCTGTGTCCGAGATATTCAAAGGCCTCAGCTTCCTCACCCGTTTTGCTTACCGCAATAACAGTTCGCTGTGGAAAAACTTTGAACCGCGCAGGACCGAGCCGGGCAAGCCGAACAACCAGAACACGCTTTCCTACTCCACCAACCGGGAGTATAGCTGGATATGGGAGAACACGGCCACTTACAACCGCATCTTCGGCAAACATAATATCGGCGCCATGGCATCCGTGACGGCGCAGGAAAACGGCGCACGTTCCTTCAGTGCCGCTGCGAAAGGCATCGAGAACGAAGCAGACTGGTCAAGGTTTTTCATCAATGCCAGCATCTTCGATCAGAACCGCCCGACGGACAATCAGTGGGAAGACCGCAACCTGTCTTACGTCGGAAGGATCTCCTATAGCTGGGCAGACCGTTACTTCGTTACCGGCAGCTACCGTTATGATATCGCCGGCCGCCTGGCGGCAGACAACCGGGTGAAAGGTTTCCCCGGCATCACCGCAGCATGGAAGCTCAGCTCCGAACCTTTCTTCAATGTGAAGGGGGTAGACCTGATCAAGTTCCGCGCCAGCTGGGGACGTATCGGGAACATCGGTTCCGTTGGCCTGTACTACGGTTATCCGAAACTCAGCTCCAACCATAACTTCCAGGTGGGAGAAACATCGCCGCGGTCCAACGCGCTGTACATGAACAGCCTCTACAATCCCAATCTCAGCTGGGAAACATCCAGGCAATCGGATATCGGTCTGGATATCAGCCTGATGAACGAAAGGCTGAGCATTACCGCCGATTACTTTGATAAACTCACTTACGATCTCATCAAATTACAGGATACCGACTGGCCCAATACTTTCGGTTTCGGCGCACCGCTCATCAACCAGGGCGAGATCCGCAACACCGGTTTTGAAGTAGCCGCCAGCTGGCGGGACCAGGTGGGCATGCTGCAATACGAGATCGGCGGCAATATCGCCACGCTGAAGAACAGGGTAGCTTATATCGATGACAATGCCAACTCCTTCTGGTCGCACGGCGATGCCTGGAGAGGCGTATTGAATCCTTACCGCTCCGTAGTTGATCAGCCTTATTATTCCTACTGGCTGATCCGTAGCGATGGCATCTTCCAGTCAGACGCAGAAGCGGCTGCCTATTCAAAAGACGGCACACGCATACAGCCGAATGCAAAAGCAGGTGACCTGAAGTTCATCGATGAGAACAATGACGGCCAGATCAATGATGCGGACCGGGTATTCATGGGCAGCGCTTTCCCGAATTTCACCTACGGGTTCACCGCTAACCTCACCTGGAAAAATTTCGATCTCAGCATGTTCTTCCAGGGCGTAGGCGGCGTGAAGATCTTCCATGCCTTCAAGCAATCCACCCTCAACGGTTCCGAACAGGGATACAACCGCTGGGATAAAATACTGGATGCCTGGTCTCCGGAAAACACCAGCTCGGACATCCCGCGCATTTCTGCCAACGACCCGAATAAAAACTTCCAGACAGTGTCCGACTGGTATCTTGAAGACGGCAATTACCTCCGGCTCAAGAACCTGCTGATCGGGTACACTTTCCCTAAAATGTCCTGGAACTCCGGTCTCCGTGTGTACGTGAGCGCTGACAACCTGCTCACCTTCACCAAATACACCGGCATGGACCCCGAGGTAGGCGGTATAGGCCTGGATGGCGGTCAATTCCCGCTGTCGCGCATATTTTCCGTAGGTGTTAAACTGAACCTCTGA